In the Leptolyngbya sp. SIO1E4 genome, one interval contains:
- a CDS encoding serine hydroxymethyltransferase produces MTQTSLEILQHNDPLVAGMVQRELQRQREHLELIASENFASPAVMAAQGSVLTNKYAEGLPGKRYYGGCDFIDQVETLAIERVKELFGAAHANVQPHSGAQANFAVFLALLKPGDTILGMDLSHGGHLTHGSPVNVSGKWFQVYQYGVNRETETLDFDQLRALALEHRPKLIICGYSAYPRIIPFEKFRAIADEVGAYLLADIAHIAGLVAAGLHPNPLPHCDVVTTTTHKTLRGPRGGLIMTRDPELGKKFDKAVFPGSQGGPLEHVIAAKAVAFGEALQSDFKAYAAQVIENAQALGDRLQQRGLKIVSGGTDNHLVLVDLRSVNLTGKRADQLVSEVNITANKNTVPFDPESPFVTSGLRLGSPAMTTRGMGAAEFIEIADIIADRLTRPEDEAVTENCRCRVAELCDRFPLYPHLTLPEPAMA; encoded by the coding sequence GTGACGCAAACAAGTTTAGAAATACTTCAGCACAACGACCCGCTGGTAGCGGGCATGGTACAGCGAGAATTGCAGCGGCAGCGAGAACATTTAGAGCTAATTGCCAGTGAAAATTTTGCTTCTCCAGCGGTGATGGCTGCCCAGGGGTCAGTCCTAACGAACAAATACGCTGAGGGCTTGCCCGGTAAGCGCTATTACGGGGGCTGTGACTTTATAGACCAGGTTGAAACTCTGGCCATTGAGCGTGTCAAAGAGCTGTTTGGGGCAGCCCATGCCAATGTGCAACCCCATTCGGGGGCCCAGGCCAACTTTGCGGTTTTCTTGGCGCTCTTGAAACCTGGGGATACCATCTTGGGGATGGATTTATCCCATGGGGGGCATTTGACCCATGGTTCACCGGTCAATGTTTCTGGGAAGTGGTTTCAGGTTTATCAGTATGGCGTCAATCGAGAAACTGAGACGCTAGACTTTGACCAACTGCGTGCTTTAGCGCTAGAGCATCGGCCTAAGCTCATTATTTGTGGGTATTCGGCCTATCCAAGAATTATTCCGTTTGAAAAGTTCCGGGCGATCGCTGACGAAGTGGGTGCCTATCTCCTGGCAGATATTGCCCATATTGCAGGGCTGGTTGCAGCCGGGCTACATCCCAATCCGCTTCCCCACTGTGACGTGGTTACCACCACCACCCACAAAACCCTGCGAGGGCCTCGGGGTGGCCTGATCATGACGCGGGATCCCGAACTGGGCAAAAAATTTGATAAAGCCGTGTTTCCAGGCAGCCAGGGTGGCCCCTTAGAGCACGTGATTGCGGCCAAAGCTGTTGCCTTTGGTGAAGCGCTACAGTCCGACTTTAAAGCCTATGCCGCTCAGGTGATTGAGAATGCCCAGGCCCTGGGCGATCGCTTACAGCAGCGAGGACTCAAAATCGTATCGGGGGGCACGGATAACCATTTGGTGTTAGTCGATCTACGCTCTGTTAACCTCACGGGTAAACGGGCCGATCAGCTAGTGAGTGAAGTGAATATCACGGCTAACAAAAATACCGTGCCGTTTGATCCCGAATCACCCTTTGTAACCAGTGGTCTGCGATTAGGGTCTCCAGCAATGACCACACGGGGGATGGGTGCCGCTGAGTTCATCGAAATTGCTGACATCATTGCGGATCGTTTAACTCGCCCTGAGGATGAGGCCGTAACCGAAAACTGTCGTTGTCGGGTGGCTGAGTTGTGCGATCGCTTTCCGCTCTATCCCCACCTGACGTTGCCTGAGCCTGCAATGGCATAA
- a CDS encoding undecaprenyl/decaprenyl-phosphate alpha-N-acetylglucosaminyl 1-phosphate transferase, whose product MPFQLYHVLAFLISGAVVLVATPIVRRIGLKSGRVDLPGGRKVHSQPMVRLGGISIFLGTLISLLTVWWSGGFIDASGQYLSPPDEYAIWGVTLGGLAFFLIGLLDDLFGLSASSRLLMQATISGIAWYVGVSIDFLTVPFVGLVSLPGWVSLPVTIIWLVGMTNAINWIDGLDGLAAGVSGIAAIIMLVVSLFMQQPAAALIAAALAGGALGFLRYNFNPAKIFMGDGGSYFMGFTLAGVGVIGLVKSVTTVAVLLPYLILAVPILDMSAVILDRIRCGASPFVADKRHLHHRLLKAGLSHRWAVLFIYALTLWAGSLALAFAGIGVVYAVCATGLLTYTGWRVRRISR is encoded by the coding sequence ATGCCTTTTCAGCTTTATCATGTCTTGGCCTTTTTAATTTCGGGTGCGGTGGTACTGGTCGCAACTCCCATTGTTCGTCGCATTGGTCTTAAAAGTGGTCGAGTAGATTTGCCAGGGGGGCGCAAAGTTCATAGTCAGCCGATGGTGCGCTTAGGCGGGATTTCTATTTTTTTAGGAACCCTGATTTCATTGCTCACAGTCTGGTGGAGCGGTGGGTTTATTGATGCTAGCGGGCAATACTTAAGCCCTCCCGATGAATATGCCATTTGGGGCGTAACCTTAGGGGGCTTGGCCTTCTTTTTGATTGGCCTACTGGACGATTTATTCGGCTTGTCTGCCTCTAGCCGCCTGTTGATGCAAGCCACGATCTCCGGCATTGCCTGGTATGTGGGTGTCAGTATTGATTTTTTAACCGTTCCCTTTGTCGGGCTGGTGTCTTTGCCGGGCTGGGTCAGTCTTCCAGTCACGATTATTTGGTTAGTGGGGATGACGAATGCCATTAACTGGATTGACGGCCTAGATGGCTTAGCTGCAGGGGTTTCGGGCATTGCAGCCATCATTATGCTGGTGGTGAGTCTCTTCATGCAGCAGCCCGCTGCTGCGCTCATTGCTGCGGCCCTTGCCGGGGGTGCTTTGGGCTTTTTGCGCTACAACTTCAACCCCGCCAAGATTTTTATGGGAGATGGGGGGTCATACTTTATGGGCTTTACCCTGGCTGGGGTTGGTGTGATTGGCCTGGTTAAAAGTGTGACGACAGTGGCCGTGCTGCTACCCTATTTGATTTTGGCAGTCCCCATTTTGGATATGTCAGCGGTTATCTTAGACCGCATCCGCTGCGGGGCATCGCCCTTCGTGGCTGATAAACGACACTTACATCACCGCCTATTGAAAGCGGGTCTTTCCCATCGCTGGGCCGTGTTGTTTATCTACGCGTTAACCCTGTGGGCGGGGAGCCTTGCGTTAGCCTTTGCCGGGATTGGGGTCGTTTATGCAGTGTGCGCGACCGGGTTATTGACCTACACTGGCTGGCGCGTGCGACGAATTTCTCGGTAA
- a CDS encoding HAMP domain-containing histidine kinase codes for MGTDIGSAQHPQGVILSGPLPVLNEADLGQPLETWVVTPQPLADALNGRHSLLPSSAPPAQQPALRTIQALPLNLQNPLLKERFCLVMTPPFSVGLVLGHPAGETPSLQYSFDPQVLLTLWQHIRTHISETVTDTLNGLDKQVPQIIAAPDYRLVTRFTQALLAHLPHRFNDAALTWEERGNVRLAHWSETQRKSVSSHGQPPEATPTAREETPRTTRRQDTELLQAMAHEIRTPLTTIRTLTRSLLRRKDVSAEARKRLSRIDQECTQQIDRFNLIFRAVELETTHRDRPPSALTPIALTQIFQDSIPRWQQQARRRNLSLDVALPPNLPRITSDPTLLNEVLTGVVEWFTQCLPAQSHIQMRVMLAGHQLKLQFEAEPQGVACPLNGKTDTRRQPLKSLGQLLTIAPETGGLSLNLDATKNLFHFLGGKLIVRQRPEQGEVLTVFLPLETREI; via the coding sequence ATGGGGACAGACATCGGGTCAGCTCAGCACCCCCAGGGGGTAATCCTTTCAGGGCCATTACCGGTTCTGAATGAGGCTGATTTAGGGCAGCCCTTAGAGACTTGGGTCGTTACCCCCCAGCCCTTGGCAGATGCCTTAAACGGACGACACTCCCTGTTGCCCTCGTCGGCCCCTCCTGCGCAACAGCCAGCCCTGCGAACCATTCAGGCTTTACCACTCAACTTGCAGAATCCGTTACTGAAAGAGCGGTTTTGCCTGGTCATGACCCCCCCCTTCAGTGTCGGGCTGGTCTTGGGACACCCAGCCGGGGAGACACCCAGCCTTCAATATTCCTTTGACCCACAGGTGTTGCTAACGCTGTGGCAGCATATTCGAACACACATTTCGGAGACGGTTACAGACACCCTTAATGGGTTAGATAAGCAAGTGCCGCAGATCATCGCAGCACCAGACTATCGCTTAGTGACTCGGTTTACCCAAGCGCTCCTGGCTCACTTACCCCATCGCTTTAATGACGCTGCCTTAACGTGGGAAGAGCGGGGCAATGTCCGGTTAGCTCATTGGTCAGAAACCCAGCGGAAATCGGTTAGTAGCCACGGGCAACCTCCTGAGGCAACGCCGACAGCGCGAGAAGAAACGCCGCGTACGACCAGGAGACAAGATACCGAACTTCTCCAGGCCATGGCCCATGAAATTAGAACGCCATTGACCACCATTCGCACCCTGACCCGATCGCTCCTGCGCCGCAAAGATGTCTCGGCAGAGGCGCGCAAACGGTTAAGTCGTATCGATCAAGAATGCACCCAACAGATTGATCGCTTTAACCTGATTTTCCGGGCAGTTGAGTTAGAAACCACTCACCGCGATCGCCCCCCTTCGGCCCTGACGCCCATTGCCCTGACGCAAATATTTCAGGACTCGATTCCCCGCTGGCAGCAACAGGCCCGGCGGCGGAACTTAAGTCTGGATGTGGCCTTGCCCCCAAATTTACCGCGCATTACCAGCGATCCCACGCTATTGAACGAGGTGCTGACCGGTGTTGTGGAATGGTTCACTCAATGCCTACCAGCCCAGAGCCATATTCAAATGCGCGTGATGCTGGCGGGGCATCAGCTTAAGCTTCAGTTTGAGGCCGAACCTCAAGGGGTGGCGTGCCCCCTTAACGGCAAAACCGACACGAGAAGGCAACCGTTGAAGTCGCTGGGGCAACTTCTGACGATTGCCCCTGAAACCGGCGGGCTCAGCCTAAATCTAGATGCCACCAAAAACCTTTTTCACTTTTTAGGGGGCAAACTCATCGTTCGTCAACGACCTGAACAGGGTGAGGTTCTAACCGTGTTCTTGCCCTTAGAGACGCGGGAAATTTAG